One Glycine max cultivar Williams 82 chromosome 6, Glycine_max_v4.0, whole genome shotgun sequence DNA segment encodes these proteins:
- the LOC102659452 gene encoding uncharacterized protein → MNNTTHHKKPSSGDSFSFPSTPTPDSADFEFGSLTPDSSSAEPFAGSPADHLFFNGRLQPHYFPITSRTSSTRDSLFSSRSNSTNSSCSSARTSSSDSSERKAFHNKHKGDGGGSLRAKTQSHNQAYCSQRWQYITPVPAALSRDGSVRKRRDTNQGKKKKKKDKGECHAMEPSSKGRNKEIVI, encoded by the exons ATGAACAACACCACACACCACAAAAAGCCCTCCTCCGGGGACTCCTTCTCCTTCCCTAGCACCCCAACCCCGGACTCGGCCGACTTCGAGTTCGGCTCCCTCACGCCGGACTCGTCCTCGGCCGAGCCCTTCGCAGGCTCTCCGGCCGACCACCTCTTCTTCAACGGCCGCCTCCAGCCCCACTACTTCCCCATTACCAGCCGCACCAGCAGCACCAGGGACTCGCTTTTCTCGTCAAGAAGCAACAGCACCAACAGCAGCTGCAGCAGCGCCAGGACAAGCTCCAGTGACAGCTCCGAGCGAAAAGCCTTCCACAACAAGCACAAGGGTGATGGTGGTGGCTCACTTAGGGCAAAGACTCAGTCTCATAATCAAGCATATTGTTCCCAGAGGTGGCAGTATATAACGCCGGTGCCCGCCGCGTTGAGCCGCGACGGCTCCGTAAGAAAAAGGAGGGATACAAAccaagggaagaagaagaagaagaaggacaaaGG AGAATGCCATGCCATGGAACCTTCATCCAAGGGTCGTAATAAAGAGATTGTGATTTGA
- the LOC100801736 gene encoding protein RICE SALT SENSITIVE 3 isoform X1, with protein sequence MVGSGTTTTKTDRSKEAVGMMALHEALRSVCLNSDWTYSVFWTIRPRPRVRGGNGCKVGDENGSLMLMWEDGFCRGRVSDCLEEIDGEDPIRKSFSKMSIQLYNYGEGLMGKVTSDKCHKWVFKEPTECEPNISNYWQSSFDALPPEWIDQFESGIQTIAVIQAGHGLLQLGSCKIIPEDLHFVLRMRHTFESLGYQSGFYLSQLFSSTRSTSSSTSIPSKPSTIPIRPPPPLLNWGQRPLESSASMLSSPSFQHAAARMGFPQAKDETHMFLMPNASSEQLARMGDIMGEHENDIKWPNGLSIFNALTGRSDDAKLLFNQDSLGAKPSSDHNHRHTLNPNPNAGSVANPNEFLSLDGHTEGRGGARKVDKFKRCFTLPARIMTSSSSSTSMDHHQQQAGVEYRNSEGSMYQDVMETFLE encoded by the exons atggtgGGCTcaggaacaacaacaacaaaaacagatAGGAGCAAAGAAGCTGTTGGGATGATGGCCCTTCATGAGGCCCTCAGAAGTGTGTGTCTCAACTCAGATTGGACTTACTCTGTCTTCTGGACCATTCGTCCTCGCCC AAGAGTGAGAGGTGGCAATGGGTGCAAGGTTGGGGATGAAAACGGCAGCTT GATGTTGATGTGGGAAGATGGGTTTTGCCGAGGAAGGGTTTCAGATTGTTTGGAAGAGATTGATGGAGAGGATCCTATCAGgaaatcttttagcaaaatgTCCATTCAGTTATATAATTATGGAGAAGG GTTGATGGGAAAGGTTACATCTGATAAGTGCCACAAATGGGTCTTCAAAGAGCCTACGGAATGTGAGCCTAATATCTCCAACTACTGGCAGAGTTCCTTTGATGCT CTTCCTCCTGAATGGATAGATCAGTTTGAGTCAGGCATTCAG ACAATCGCTGTGATTCAAGCTGGGCATGGCCTTCTGCAACTTGGTTCTTGCAAGATT ATCCCTGAAGACCTCCATTTTGTGCTAAGAATGAGGCACACTTTTGAATCTCTAGGCTATCAATCAGGGTTCTACCTCTCCCAACTCTTCTCTTCAACAAGGAGCACATCCTCTTCCACTTCCATTCCTTCAAAACCATCCACCATTCCAATTAGGCCACCCCCTCCACTCCTCAACTGGGGTCAGAGGCCACTTGAATCTTCCGCTTCTATGCTATCCTCTCCTAGCTTTCAACATGCAGCAGCCAGAATGGGGTTCCCACAGGCCAAAGATGAGACTCATATGTTCCTCATGCCTAATGCATCATCAGAGCAGCTTGCAAGAATGGGAGACATCATGGGGGAGCATGAAAATGACATAAAGTGGCCAAATGGCCTATCCATCTTCAATGCACTCACTGGAAGATCTGATGATGCCAAACTCTTGTTCAATCAAGATAGCTTGGGAGCCAAACCAAGTAGTGATCACAATCACCGCCACACTCTCAACCCTAATCCAAATGCTGGTAGTGTAGCAAACCCAAATGAGTTCTTGAGCTTGGATGGTCACACTGAAGGAAGAGGAGGGGCAAGGAAAGTGGACAAGTTCAAGAGGTGCTTCACTCTACCTGCCAGAATAATgacttcatcttcatcttctactTCAATGGATCACCATCAACAACAAGCAGGTGTGGAGTATAGGAATTCAGAAGGTAGTATGTACCAGGATGTCATGGAGACCTTTTTGGAGTGA
- the LOC100801736 gene encoding protein RICE SALT SENSITIVE 3 isoform X2, whose product MGKVTSDKCHKWVFKEPTECEPNISNYWQSSFDALPPEWIDQFESGIQTIAVIQAGHGLLQLGSCKIIPEDLHFVLRMRHTFESLGYQSGFYLSQLFSSTRSTSSSTSIPSKPSTIPIRPPPPLLNWGQRPLESSASMLSSPSFQHAAARMGFPQAKDETHMFLMPNASSEQLARMGDIMGEHENDIKWPNGLSIFNALTGRSDDAKLLFNQDSLGAKPSSDHNHRHTLNPNPNAGSVANPNEFLSLDGHTEGRGGARKVDKFKRCFTLPARIMTSSSSSTSMDHHQQQAGVEYRNSEGSMYQDVMETFLE is encoded by the exons ATGGGAAAGGTTACATCTGATAAGTGCCACAAATGGGTCTTCAAAGAGCCTACGGAATGTGAGCCTAATATCTCCAACTACTGGCAGAGTTCCTTTGATGCT CTTCCTCCTGAATGGATAGATCAGTTTGAGTCAGGCATTCAG ACAATCGCTGTGATTCAAGCTGGGCATGGCCTTCTGCAACTTGGTTCTTGCAAGATT ATCCCTGAAGACCTCCATTTTGTGCTAAGAATGAGGCACACTTTTGAATCTCTAGGCTATCAATCAGGGTTCTACCTCTCCCAACTCTTCTCTTCAACAAGGAGCACATCCTCTTCCACTTCCATTCCTTCAAAACCATCCACCATTCCAATTAGGCCACCCCCTCCACTCCTCAACTGGGGTCAGAGGCCACTTGAATCTTCCGCTTCTATGCTATCCTCTCCTAGCTTTCAACATGCAGCAGCCAGAATGGGGTTCCCACAGGCCAAAGATGAGACTCATATGTTCCTCATGCCTAATGCATCATCAGAGCAGCTTGCAAGAATGGGAGACATCATGGGGGAGCATGAAAATGACATAAAGTGGCCAAATGGCCTATCCATCTTCAATGCACTCACTGGAAGATCTGATGATGCCAAACTCTTGTTCAATCAAGATAGCTTGGGAGCCAAACCAAGTAGTGATCACAATCACCGCCACACTCTCAACCCTAATCCAAATGCTGGTAGTGTAGCAAACCCAAATGAGTTCTTGAGCTTGGATGGTCACACTGAAGGAAGAGGAGGGGCAAGGAAAGTGGACAAGTTCAAGAGGTGCTTCACTCTACCTGCCAGAATAATgacttcatcttcatcttctactTCAATGGATCACCATCAACAACAAGCAGGTGTGGAGTATAGGAATTCAGAAGGTAGTATGTACCAGGATGTCATGGAGACCTTTTTGGAGTGA